In Symmachiella dynata, the following are encoded in one genomic region:
- a CDS encoding DUF4838 domain-containing protein: protein MAPTQSSTSMKHVCIMVALIVLNTVCTSSAKADDPLPTPAASADSASVVLLEKGSSKYQIVLNPSASPSERYAATELQAHFLKCTGVKLPITAVEPGQETPMIVLGCGPVATRLGVHPTADELREQGWHLKTVGPHVIIAGTAEAGTLHGTRFLLEKYLGVRWLAPGVTKTPRIVDLTIPPTETIMRPAFRWRDTSYAWPGSTAEFRNRRGENSGSGDKTHSLGNQYAFDGRAHTYYRYVPPKEFFDNHPEYFSEVGGQRIRSETQLCLTNPEVLEIVTSRMLARMKAYPHFDQHNFSQMDWHNVCECDNCREINELYGTSGGTQFWFVNRLAERTAKVYPEKLIGTLAYTYTEQPPANLQMHPNVAVWLCHMFPCCDSHPIATCPLNARFKERAIAWSKISSHLYVWHYIVNFAHYYVPFPNLRAMSADMRFYRDIGVEGVFAQAMGAGGGGGEFSLLRAYYITELLKDPDRDGQEIIREFLDGYYGAAADAMERYINLLQNKVDRDNVHMHLYTNPGQGYLPDDILDDAERLFDEAESAVEDDAELLERVRVARMPLVYARVFPRKGYDLKEGKLVFRQPLAKPGDPERFLARMSAHGFRSIRERGNDRNTLLDIARLTSQPLPVFTIDNDVISVDVVPLLGARALRITDKKSGQSITELNPTRDMLFPFHGGEEGGAGTLLTWFLGGPMDPATVTKHDASSITMASETANGFRMVRTISVMPQEPVMQVRTELINPSKKPRLARVRSMLSLDLGELKATRVQFEDLAGRTVDKDLADVVQGLRDGVRYAQERRPRGDWSFSGTKGLRVTQRFDDENLDFTRLAAFPEDHNSLDVELWTRERTLKPGESMILEHNITVDSR from the coding sequence ATGGCACCAACACAGAGTTCCACCAGCATGAAACATGTTTGTATTATGGTTGCCTTGATCGTGTTGAATACAGTTTGCACTTCGAGCGCGAAGGCCGACGACCCATTGCCGACCCCGGCCGCCTCAGCAGACTCCGCTTCGGTAGTTCTCCTAGAAAAGGGGAGTTCAAAGTATCAAATCGTGCTCAACCCATCGGCGAGTCCGTCTGAACGATATGCGGCGACAGAATTGCAGGCCCACTTTCTGAAGTGCACTGGAGTCAAGCTTCCGATCACGGCGGTCGAGCCGGGGCAGGAGACTCCCATGATTGTGCTGGGATGTGGTCCGGTGGCAACAAGGCTTGGCGTTCACCCGACAGCGGACGAATTACGCGAGCAGGGCTGGCACCTGAAAACAGTCGGACCCCATGTGATCATCGCGGGAACTGCTGAGGCGGGGACCCTGCATGGCACCCGGTTCTTGCTCGAAAAATACCTGGGCGTGCGGTGGCTGGCCCCCGGTGTTACGAAGACACCACGCATTGTCGACCTGACGATTCCGCCGACTGAAACTATCATGCGACCAGCGTTTCGTTGGAGAGACACGAGTTACGCATGGCCCGGCTCGACTGCTGAGTTTCGCAATCGCCGAGGAGAGAACTCGGGCAGCGGGGACAAGACTCATTCCTTGGGCAATCAATACGCATTTGACGGTCGAGCCCATACGTACTACCGCTACGTCCCTCCTAAAGAATTCTTCGACAACCATCCGGAGTACTTTTCGGAGGTTGGCGGCCAGCGCATCCGGTCAGAGACACAACTTTGCCTCACGAACCCCGAAGTACTCGAGATCGTGACCAGCCGTATGCTTGCACGGATGAAGGCGTATCCGCATTTTGACCAACATAACTTTTCACAGATGGATTGGCACAACGTTTGTGAATGTGACAACTGCCGTGAGATCAACGAACTCTACGGAACTTCCGGCGGCACCCAATTCTGGTTCGTCAACCGGCTTGCTGAAAGGACGGCAAAGGTTTATCCCGAGAAGCTGATTGGCACGCTGGCCTATACGTACACCGAGCAACCACCCGCGAACCTGCAAATGCACCCGAACGTGGCTGTGTGGCTATGCCATATGTTTCCGTGTTGTGATAGCCATCCGATTGCAACCTGCCCACTGAACGCCCGCTTCAAGGAGCGCGCGATCGCTTGGTCAAAAATCTCATCGCACCTCTACGTCTGGCATTACATCGTCAACTTCGCGCACTACTACGTGCCATTCCCGAACCTCCGCGCCATGTCCGCGGACATGAGGTTCTACCGCGACATTGGTGTCGAGGGAGTGTTTGCACAGGCAATGGGGGCCGGTGGAGGAGGAGGCGAATTCAGCCTTTTACGAGCTTACTATATTACCGAGTTGCTCAAAGACCCTGATCGAGATGGTCAAGAGATTATTCGCGAGTTTCTGGACGGATATTACGGTGCCGCAGCTGATGCGATGGAACGTTACATCAACCTGCTGCAGAACAAGGTCGACCGTGACAATGTCCACATGCATCTTTACACCAATCCAGGTCAGGGATATTTGCCGGACGACATCCTGGATGATGCTGAGCGATTGTTTGACGAAGCTGAGTCCGCCGTCGAGGATGATGCCGAACTGCTGGAACGGGTTCGCGTAGCACGCATGCCGCTGGTCTACGCGCGTGTATTTCCCCGCAAAGGCTATGATCTGAAAGAGGGCAAACTGGTATTTCGGCAGCCGTTGGCGAAGCCGGGAGATCCAGAGCGATTTCTGGCACGGATGAGTGCTCATGGATTTAGAAGCATTCGTGAGCGAGGGAACGATCGTAACACGCTGCTCGACATCGCCCGGCTGACCAGTCAGCCACTTCCCGTGTTCACAATTGACAACGACGTGATCAGCGTCGACGTCGTCCCTCTGCTCGGCGCGCGGGCGCTGCGGATTACCGACAAAAAGTCGGGTCAGAGTATCACGGAGCTCAATCCCACGCGGGACATGTTATTCCCGTTCCATGGCGGCGAAGAAGGCGGAGCTGGTACTCTGCTCACATGGTTTCTTGGCGGCCCCATGGACCCGGCAACCGTCACCAAACACGACGCCAGTTCAATCACGATGGCTAGCGAAACGGCCAACGGATTTCGGATGGTCCGCACGATCTCGGTGATGCCGCAAGAGCCCGTTATGCAAGTTCGCACCGAGCTCATCAATCCCAGTAAGAAACCGCGACTGGCACGAGTCCGATCAATGCTTAGCCTCGATTTGGGCGAACTCAAGGCGACACGGGTCCAGTTCGAAGATCTCGCGGGTCGCACCGTCGACAAAGATCTGGCGGATGTCGTGCAAGGTTTACGTGATGGCGTGCGGTACGCTCAAGAACGCCGGCCTCGCGGCGACTGGAGCTTCAGTGGCACTAAGGGACTGCGAGTGACGCAACGGTTCGACGATGAGAACCTTGATTTCACGCGTCTCGCGGCCTTCCCTGAGGATCACAACTCACTGGACGTCGAGCTGTGGACCCGAGAACGCACTCTAAAACCGGGGGAGAGCATGATCTTGGAGCATAACATCACCGTCGACTCCCGCTGA
- a CDS encoding carboxypeptidase regulatory-like domain-containing protein translates to MTRVTLLFVATFMAMLVTMTGCGSGSDTPKLGTVHGMVTMDGQPVSGVLVFFQPDGGGPQSIAKVNDDGSYTAIYYPVAEGAAEGVEGVSVGPCTVKVNHMLGYATRGKIPEKYGAQSELKLEVLPGDNPFDIAMESR, encoded by the coding sequence ATGACACGTGTCACCTTACTGTTCGTGGCAACTTTCATGGCAATGTTGGTCACCATGACCGGCTGCGGCAGTGGGTCCGATACTCCGAAACTGGGGACCGTGCATGGTATGGTCACTATGGATGGCCAGCCGGTTTCCGGAGTTTTAGTTTTCTTTCAGCCTGATGGTGGTGGTCCCCAGTCGATTGCCAAAGTGAATGACGATGGTAGTTACACGGCCATCTATTACCCTGTTGCAGAAGGAGCCGCAGAAGGCGTCGAAGGCGTATCGGTCGGTCCATGCACCGTCAAAGTGAACCATATGCTGGGTTACGCGACGCGAGGCAAGATCCCAGAAAAGTATGGGGCCCAAAGCGAACTGAAACTTGAAGTGCTCCCCGGTGACAACCCGTTTGATATTGCGATGGAATCCCGCTGA
- a CDS encoding DUF1559 domain-containing protein: MAVNRSPRRGFTLIELLVVIAIIAILIALLLPAVQQAREAARRTQCRNNLKQHGLAMHNYHDVFLMFPVGACFEEARGYVYSSAITQMLPYFEQANLKNLYDDDVAFFYQTPQVARTVIPTFLCPSVSDNSTVVNNEVSLLLSFLSPPGSSGNTYGQTHYILSKGATNVWCDPTDLPSGRGMFDYNSTMRIRDIRDGTTNTIAMGEGATGQQFPLCEGQADCDAGTPSTSGKNASQAWLIAQPNDLEVQDVLIQAASSLWGSTAYPLNMNPVAETFLVFADRLDCSSTEDMTSNFRSAHSGGGFFLLADGSVQFINDSIDMGKYRALSTVAQGEIVGEF, from the coding sequence ATGGCAGTGAATCGAAGCCCCCGTCGGGGTTTTACATTGATCGAACTGTTGGTAGTAATTGCAATTATTGCCATATTGATCGCACTGTTGTTGCCGGCGGTGCAACAGGCACGCGAGGCGGCGCGCCGGACTCAATGCCGAAACAACCTCAAACAGCATGGGTTGGCCATGCACAATTACCACGATGTTTTTCTCATGTTTCCGGTGGGAGCCTGCTTCGAAGAAGCCCGGGGGTATGTGTACTCCAGTGCAATCACTCAGATGTTGCCTTACTTCGAGCAAGCTAACCTGAAAAATCTTTACGACGACGACGTGGCCTTCTTTTACCAGACACCACAGGTCGCACGAACTGTGATCCCCACGTTTCTCTGTCCTTCCGTGTCTGATAATTCAACGGTTGTTAACAACGAGGTGTCGCTGCTGCTTTCTTTTCTTTCGCCTCCGGGGAGTTCAGGGAACACCTACGGCCAGACGCACTACATATTGAGTAAGGGGGCCACGAATGTCTGGTGTGATCCCACAGACCTGCCGTCGGGGCGTGGAATGTTCGACTACAATTCGACAATGCGAATTCGGGACATCAGGGACGGAACGACCAACACCATCGCCATGGGTGAGGGGGCTACTGGCCAGCAGTTTCCACTTTGTGAAGGACAGGCGGACTGTGATGCGGGGACCCCTTCTACGTCCGGCAAAAACGCCTCGCAGGCATGGTTGATCGCCCAGCCAAACGACCTGGAAGTGCAGGATGTTCTCATCCAGGCGGCCTCGAGTTTGTGGGGCAGCACAGCTTACCCCTTGAATATGAATCCTGTCGCCGAGACGTTTCTTGTGTTTGCTGATCGACTTGATTGTTCATCCACAGAGGACATGACCAGCAACTTCCGCAGTGCCCACTCGGGCGGCGGGTTTTTCCTGTTGGCTGACGGCTCAGTGCAATTCATCAACGATAGTATCGATATGGGCAAGTACCGAGCCCTTTCGACGGTCGCTCAAGGTGAGATCGTCGGCGAATTCTAA
- a CDS encoding TetR/AcrR family transcriptional regulator, with the protein MKKQEIFDRGVRILELARARFVRGGYLGLGLNSLAAELGVSRGTIYNHFKCKEEIILALLQDTMEIRLGMYRRAAAYQGTPRVRMTALGVAGELFVKLYPDHFCVERVVQSDSIWGKTTEERRALVKSSQLRCVEVVAGVVRDGVAQNHITLPADMTPESLVFGLWAMTDGAYSIIATSDAMIDMGIAEPFLAIRRTIQNVLDGFGWTPLSADYDFDAAMERIVKDVFPEEYSRLKQSW; encoded by the coding sequence TTGAAAAAACAGGAAATATTCGATCGCGGAGTGCGGATCCTTGAATTGGCGCGCGCCAGGTTTGTCAGGGGTGGATACCTGGGTTTGGGGCTGAACTCCTTAGCGGCCGAGTTGGGTGTTTCGCGGGGAACGATCTACAACCACTTCAAATGCAAGGAAGAAATCATCCTGGCATTGCTTCAGGATACGATGGAAATCCGGCTGGGTATGTACCGACGCGCAGCCGCCTACCAGGGGACCCCTCGCGTCCGCATGACTGCGCTTGGCGTGGCGGGGGAACTGTTTGTGAAGTTGTATCCCGACCATTTTTGTGTTGAGCGAGTCGTGCAATCCGATTCAATCTGGGGCAAGACTACAGAAGAACGTCGTGCATTGGTGAAGTCATCTCAGCTGCGATGCGTCGAGGTTGTGGCGGGTGTTGTTCGCGATGGAGTCGCTCAGAATCACATCACTCTGCCCGCAGACATGACGCCGGAATCGCTAGTATTTGGACTCTGGGCAATGACTGATGGAGCCTATTCAATCATCGCCACCAGTGACGCAATGATCGATATGGGCATCGCAGAGCCGTTCCTTGCTATTCGTCGCACCATTCAAAACGTGCTCGATGGATTTGGCTGGACGCCGTTGTCAGCGGATTACGATTTTGATGCAGCCATGGAGCGAATTGTTAAAGACGTCTTTCCAGAAGAGTATTCGCGATTGAAACAAAGCTGGTAG
- a CDS encoding calcium-binding protein, translated as MNATKKRTMQFENLEDRRVMTAGVDIDLDDGVLEVEGSEKSEKIYIQYHDHDEVEVKIYQEKDGKWKLKKRKDYDLDKVDEIKVFAGAGNDYVVNRSDIEMTAYGETGNDTLYGGGGNDSLWGMDGHDRLVGRDGHDRIDGGSGNDRLYGLNGNDIMTGQAGRDYLSGGNDHDVMNGGKDNDRLGGGRGNDALYGGSGDDHLFGNNDHDKLYGQSGTDYLSGGAGNDWIDGGNDHTTDTLYSGGGYDHIVQHHNLKPGIFGIKFWQAEESIRDASWYDTVKNEYHL; from the coding sequence ATGAACGCTACCAAGAAACGAACGATGCAGTTTGAGAACCTGGAAGATCGCCGTGTGATGACCGCCGGTGTCGACATCGACCTGGACGACGGCGTCCTGGAAGTCGAAGGCTCGGAAAAATCCGAGAAGATTTACATTCAGTACCACGATCACGACGAAGTTGAAGTCAAGATCTACCAGGAAAAGGATGGCAAATGGAAGTTGAAAAAACGCAAGGATTACGACTTGGATAAGGTCGACGAAATCAAAGTATTCGCTGGGGCCGGCAATGACTACGTCGTCAATCGCAGCGACATCGAAATGACGGCATATGGTGAAACCGGCAACGACACGCTCTATGGCGGGGGCGGCAATGATTCGCTGTGGGGCATGGATGGACATGACAGGTTGGTGGGCCGCGATGGCCACGACCGGATCGATGGAGGCAGCGGAAATGACCGGCTCTACGGGCTAAACGGCAACGACATCATGACCGGGCAGGCCGGCCGCGACTATCTGTCTGGCGGCAACGACCATGACGTGATGAACGGCGGTAAGGACAACGACCGCCTGGGAGGGGGGCGTGGTAACGACGCCTTGTATGGAGGGAGCGGCGACGATCACCTGTTTGGCAACAACGACCACGACAAGCTCTACGGTCAAAGCGGCACGGACTACTTGTCCGGTGGTGCCGGAAACGATTGGATCGACGGCGGCAACGACCATACCACAGACACGTTGTACAGCGGTGGGGGCTACGACCACATCGTACAACACCACAATCTGAAACCTGGGATTTTCGGCATCAAGTTTTGGCAAGCTGAGGAGAGTATCAGGGATGCGTCATGGTACGACACGGTAAAGAACGAGTACCACCTCTAG
- a CDS encoding protein kinase domain-containing protein: MDNGPTPHSDLVENLVFRFETAWQEGEPPRITDFLPERKDDRWGVLVELVHVDLEFRVKSDNHIRVERYFDQFPEWADHADDAVELIAAEYNFRARDDSPPSLDEYRGRFPRLWDRLLDRLTATFRAAGETLQGSRSQLDNDGEQTQIYGATGDPAVASTGNRGGFRYRIISNHASGGLGDVFLAHDSEVSREVALKQLKSQFADDPDSQARFLREAEITGGLEHPGIVPVYGMGAYGDGRPYYAMRFVRGGSFKAAIERYHEIVGVRELESLRTLKLRKLLARFIEVCHAIDYAHSRGVVHRDIKPANIMLGKYGETLVVDWGLAKPIGRGTTSRSTDEVTLRPQSGSGSSATQMGSAVGTPAYMSPEQAAGQVDSLGPATDVFSLGATLYHLLTGQSPQTSLEVPVVIGRVTRGEFQLPSEVCGDVPAGLEAICLKAMALRPEDRYRTAGAIAADIENWLADEPVAAHREPWQDRARRWMRRHRSFVSSGVVAGVLLITTAVAGLFTWEHARQEARFRRDQVQTAVLTADESAIAELRGDRFSAAVAILDTALEQLKSQPQLTDLRSRIEHRREHVQQLVDFYRLAAQAEELAIFENDAAATIASQSALDALKIFDYADWWEHLPDEELSAQQADRLRQAVYDQLLLLALFKGKSILLNILSPTSVEESRQLLDIAELAQSFRRAESITALQACANMRLGRGLVFPDIMSLRPKSAADNNAVGIMIWSMSQNPVMRNLVLAGRSFDGDLLEVARGFLVRAAALDPDRYLTMFTLGFVCRQLGDYAAAQQAFNQCIVLRPDDCLAYCIRAETYLAEAADTGNQQRKTALLHEALVDAEKARDLAPMTHYVHWYRGLVLRDMEQAPEAVAAFIEAVRLGKPAVRDLNRVLNKNRESVEETRAYANQLLEIEPDNTDYRMLLATAEWSLGNDPAAAVAAESVLAKQPNRAAAQAIRGTAAIHSGNRISAISDFRAALDNDPENYEAAMGLSRSLVFTKEYPAALAAFDRGISIAKTDWQTAEAQLGRSEVLMRMTRFSAAAHALRAAVAHDPSCNFEKVAKLAAEYKATAVTEIIDSRRASKFGEKSSRRHFPVLPLLNGGFELGLSAYWGQAEAGKPIWWNRGGCRSLAEVSGDDRHSGELSLHIQHTSPAADGVIAETSQTVPATPDARYQISLWAKADGLAVNGAYVVIGSAANVPHVALPAGTYDWQQVTGEYTAKGDQVRLRIISRDVGDVWLDDIRIELAGK, encoded by the coding sequence GTGGATAATGGACCGACTCCTCATTCCGATTTGGTCGAGAATCTAGTGTTTCGCTTTGAAACGGCGTGGCAGGAGGGCGAGCCACCACGGATCACGGATTTTCTACCGGAACGGAAGGACGACCGGTGGGGCGTGCTCGTGGAATTGGTCCATGTCGACTTGGAGTTCCGAGTCAAGTCGGACAATCACATACGAGTCGAGCGATATTTCGATCAATTTCCCGAATGGGCCGATCATGCGGACGACGCTGTCGAGTTGATCGCCGCCGAATACAACTTCCGCGCCCGCGACGATTCGCCGCCTAGTCTCGATGAATACCGCGGGCGGTTCCCCAGGCTTTGGGATCGGCTGTTGGATCGGCTAACGGCGACATTTCGCGCGGCCGGTGAGACGTTGCAAGGCTCACGTTCGCAGTTGGACAATGATGGAGAGCAAACCCAGATTTACGGTGCTACCGGTGACCCAGCAGTTGCCTCGACGGGAAATCGCGGTGGTTTTCGTTATCGCATTATTAGTAACCATGCCAGCGGTGGACTGGGGGACGTGTTTCTCGCACACGACAGTGAGGTCTCTCGTGAGGTAGCGCTTAAGCAGCTTAAATCTCAATTCGCGGATGACCCCGATAGTCAGGCGCGGTTTCTCCGCGAGGCGGAGATCACCGGCGGGTTGGAACATCCGGGCATCGTTCCAGTTTACGGGATGGGGGCGTACGGGGACGGGCGGCCGTATTATGCGATGCGGTTCGTGCGGGGCGGCAGTTTCAAAGCGGCGATCGAGCGGTACCACGAGATCGTCGGCGTGCGAGAATTGGAGAGCCTACGCACGTTGAAGCTTCGCAAGTTGCTGGCGCGGTTCATCGAAGTGTGTCACGCCATCGACTACGCCCACAGCCGAGGCGTTGTGCATCGCGACATTAAGCCGGCAAACATTATGCTCGGTAAATACGGAGAGACGTTAGTGGTGGATTGGGGGCTGGCGAAACCAATCGGCCGGGGGACGACCAGCAGATCAACGGATGAGGTCACGCTGCGTCCGCAGTCGGGCAGCGGTTCGTCGGCGACACAAATGGGCAGCGCCGTGGGAACACCGGCGTACATGAGTCCCGAACAAGCGGCCGGGCAGGTCGATAGTCTCGGACCGGCGACGGACGTGTTTAGTTTGGGCGCCACGCTTTACCATCTGTTGACCGGCCAATCTCCACAGACATCGCTGGAGGTGCCCGTCGTGATAGGCCGTGTCACCCGCGGCGAATTTCAGTTACCAAGTGAAGTTTGCGGTGATGTTCCCGCGGGGTTGGAGGCGATCTGCCTCAAAGCAATGGCGTTGCGACCTGAAGACCGCTACCGAACAGCCGGTGCAATCGCGGCCGACATCGAGAATTGGCTGGCTGACGAGCCGGTCGCTGCGCATCGAGAACCGTGGCAGGACCGCGCGCGGCGGTGGATGCGGCGGCATCGCTCATTCGTTTCATCGGGAGTAGTCGCTGGCGTACTATTGATCACCACTGCAGTTGCTGGGCTATTCACATGGGAACACGCTCGTCAAGAAGCTCGTTTCCGCCGTGACCAGGTTCAAACTGCCGTCCTTACCGCCGACGAATCGGCCATCGCCGAATTGCGCGGGGATCGTTTTTCGGCGGCCGTCGCGATTCTCGACACCGCGCTTGAGCAACTCAAGTCCCAGCCACAATTGACGGATCTTCGCTCGCGCATTGAGCACCGCCGAGAACACGTGCAACAACTCGTAGATTTTTATAGGCTCGCCGCGCAAGCTGAAGAACTGGCTATTTTTGAAAACGACGCTGCGGCCACCATCGCATCGCAAAGCGCATTGGATGCGTTGAAGATCTTCGACTATGCCGATTGGTGGGAGCATCTGCCGGACGAGGAACTTTCGGCTCAGCAGGCCGATCGCTTGCGCCAGGCTGTCTATGACCAGCTGTTGTTGCTGGCGCTTTTCAAGGGCAAGTCGATCCTTTTGAATATTCTGTCACCGACCTCGGTCGAGGAGAGCCGCCAGTTGTTGGATATCGCAGAGTTGGCGCAAAGTTTTCGACGTGCGGAGTCGATTACCGCGTTGCAGGCCTGTGCGAATATGCGGTTAGGGAGGGGGTTGGTTTTTCCCGACATTATGAGTCTCCGACCAAAATCTGCTGCTGATAACAATGCGGTCGGGATCATGATATGGAGTATGTCGCAAAATCCCGTCATGCGCAATTTGGTCCTTGCCGGGCGGAGTTTCGATGGGGATTTGCTGGAGGTCGCGCGAGGATTTCTTGTTCGGGCGGCCGCATTGGATCCGGACCGCTATTTGACAATGTTCACACTGGGGTTTGTCTGTCGGCAACTTGGGGATTACGCTGCAGCTCAGCAGGCTTTCAATCAATGCATCGTGTTGCGTCCCGATGACTGTCTCGCGTATTGCATCCGTGCGGAAACGTATTTAGCTGAAGCCGCCGATACCGGGAACCAACAGCGGAAAACCGCATTATTGCATGAGGCACTGGTCGATGCAGAGAAAGCCCGCGATCTCGCCCCAATGACCCATTATGTGCATTGGTACCGCGGACTCGTTCTTCGTGATATGGAACAGGCGCCCGAGGCGGTTGCCGCATTCATCGAGGCGGTACGACTCGGCAAACCGGCCGTTCGAGACCTCAACCGGGTGCTCAACAAGAATCGTGAATCAGTCGAAGAAACTCGAGCGTATGCCAACCAATTGTTAGAAATCGAGCCGGACAATACCGACTATCGGATGTTGCTGGCGACGGCCGAGTGGTCATTGGGAAATGATCCTGCCGCGGCGGTTGCGGCCGAAAGCGTACTGGCAAAGCAACCCAATCGTGCGGCGGCACAGGCGATCCGGGGGACTGCCGCAATTCACTCAGGTAATCGAATTTCTGCGATTTCGGATTTTCGTGCCGCACTGGACAATGATCCTGAGAACTATGAAGCGGCGATGGGACTGAGCCGCAGCCTCGTGTTCACAAAGGAATACCCGGCCGCCCTCGCGGCATTTGATCGCGGAATTTCAATTGCGAAAACGGACTGGCAAACCGCCGAAGCCCAACTGGGCCGAAGTGAAGTGCTGATGCGAATGACGCGGTTCTCTGCTGCGGCGCACGCTCTGCGAGCTGCTGTGGCCCACGACCCAAGTTGCAATTTTGAGAAGGTCGCTAAACTAGCTGCCGAATACAAGGCGACTGCCGTCACGGAAATCATTGACAGCCGACGAGCTTCGAAATTCGGCGAAAAATCATCTCGGCGTCATTTTCCGGTGCTGCCCTTATTGAATGGTGGCTTTGAGTTAGGACTGTCTGCGTATTGGGGACAGGCCGAAGCAGGGAAACCGATTTGGTGGAATCGAGGTGGATGCCGATCGCTCGCTGAAGTTTCAGGTGATGATCGGCACAGCGGTGAATTGTCGTTGCACATCCAGCACACATCACCGGCCGCTGACGGGGTGATTGCAGAGACAAGTCAGACTGTGCCCGCCACACCGGATGCCCGTTACCAAATCTCATTGTGGGCCAAGGCCGATGGTTTGGCGGTCAATGGGGCGTATGTTGTCATCGGTTCGGCAGCCAACGTCCCGCACGTCGCACTCCCTGCGGGCACGTACGACTGGCAGCAAGTAACTGGCGAATACACTGCCAAAGGTGACCAAGTGCGGTTGCGAATCATATCCCGCGATGTGGGCGACGTGTGGTTGGATGACATCCGTATTGAATTGGCAGGGAAATAG
- a CDS encoding RNA polymerase sigma factor, whose translation MTEEQTFRILLDQLRAGDEVAAVKIVQDHTAGLVAVARRQMGAGLARRVDPEDILQSVYRSLFVRVQQGEFELGAGRDLWQLLVTMTLNKVRRSAKYHGAGKRDMSKDQSVRADADPLDHIPGSGEPGPEEATMLVDETEAFLKTLKPQDRPIVELRLQGYNSIEIAEQTGRAERSVRRILKQIQERLTEATRSDVS comes from the coding sequence ATGACCGAAGAACAAACATTTCGCATCCTGTTAGATCAACTACGGGCCGGTGACGAGGTAGCAGCGGTGAAGATTGTCCAAGATCATACTGCCGGGTTGGTCGCGGTCGCCCGCAGGCAAATGGGAGCCGGCTTGGCCCGGCGGGTCGACCCCGAGGACATCCTGCAATCCGTCTACCGAAGTCTTTTTGTCCGTGTGCAACAAGGCGAGTTCGAATTAGGGGCCGGACGGGATTTGTGGCAGTTGTTGGTCACGATGACGCTCAACAAAGTTCGCCGCAGCGCAAAATATCATGGCGCCGGCAAACGGGACATGTCCAAAGACCAATCGGTCCGCGCCGATGCCGATCCGTTGGACCATATCCCGGGCAGCGGGGAGCCCGGTCCCGAGGAGGCTACCATGCTTGTCGACGAAACGGAAGCGTTCCTGAAAACGCTCAAGCCTCAAGACCGGCCGATCGTTGAATTGCGACTGCAGGGCTATAACAGCATCGAAATTGCCGAACAAACCGGCCGCGCCGAACGTAGCGTCCGGCGAATACTCAAACAAATTCAAGAACGCCTGACCGAGGCGACCCGATCAGACGTATCGTGA